From Pantoea vagans:
GAACGGCTGTGCCGGTCTCTATCCGACCATGCTGGCCGTGATGGTTGCGCCAACCGTCGGGATCAACCCGTTTGACCCGTTGTGGATTGCAACCCTGGTCGGGATCGTCACGCTGAGCTCTGCAGGTGTGGCGGGTGTCGGCGGCGGTGCCACCTTTGCCGCCCTGATTGTTCTGCCTGCGATGGGCCTGCCTGTTACCCTGGTGGCGCTGCTGATCTCCATTGAGCCGCTGATTGATATGGGTCGTACGGCACTGAACGTCAATGGTTCGATGACCGCCGGTTCTCTGACCAGCCGCTGGTTAGGTCTGACCGATAAACGCGTACTGGAAAGTGACGACAACGCCGAGCTGGCGCACCGTTAATCTGCTGTAAACCTGGCGCGCCCGCGCCAGGTTATTTCCGCCCTTCCTCTCCATAATCCTCCTCATTGATGGCGACGCCGTTAAGAAAGCGTTAAGCATGGTAAACAGGCGAAAAATCGCCGCTTTAGTGCTTGTCTTTACCCGGTAAAAAGCGAATTCTGCATCCAGTCTTATGAGGAGGACATCCGATGAAAAAAATTATTGCCTCGCTTCTGACGCTGGCGCTGTTGACGCCCACGCTGGCTTTCGCCCACCCTGGCGACTGGGGCCCGGGTGGATGGGGCCGACATGGCGGACCCGGCCCCCACTGGGGCGGTCCTGGGCCAGTGCGTTTTTTACCTGAAGCCGCTACCGCGGTGCTGATTGGCGGACTGACCTACTACCTGCTGAACGGCAGTTATTATCAGCGTCATGGCGAAGAGTATGTGGTGGTTGAGCCGCCAGCAGAGTCGCGGGTCAGCAGTGAAATGCGGGTACTCGACTTTAATGGTAAACGTTTCTATGTGCAGGACGGCCACTACTACCAGCGGCAGATAGACGGCGATTATGTTGAGGTGCCGCGTCCGGCGGGATTGTAGTCCGCGCCACAACGAAAAACGGCCCGTCATGACGACGGGCCGTTTGCTATTCAGGAGTGCTACGTATTACTGCTGAACCTGCGGATCGGTGTCATATTCCGCACAGCTCTGGAAGCCGTAGTTCATCACACGGCCAGTGTCGTTATAGCTCACGAAGTAAGTCTGTGCTTTACCGTCGCGCTGAC
This genomic window contains:
- a CDS encoding DUF6515 family protein, giving the protein MKKIIASLLTLALLTPTLAFAHPGDWGPGGWGRHGGPGPHWGGPGPVRFLPEAATAVLIGGLTYYLLNGSYYQRHGEEYVVVEPPAESRVSSEMRVLDFNGKRFYVQDGHYYQRQIDGDYVEVPRPAGL